A window of the Cystobacter fuscus genome harbors these coding sequences:
- a CDS encoding protocatechuate 3,4-dioxygenase, translating to MSSETKTHNPTPMLTRRKLLYGMGLAAAAVPLGQFLAACGEGTDGSGTGTPDPMDSVVDPGAWATGGTKAMTALSSYPDPFAAGLGTACALTCEATLGPCYATTVEREDITEGEDGLPVRLAFLIVDETCKPIPGATLDIWHCGPDGLYSGEDASDFCTTGDTRARSARWYRGVQTTDANGRVNFNTCFPGWYSSRTVHIHFTVRLDNQEYVTSQFVFDDTLDDEIINSQPLYNTRGPRDTTNSTDNVVSAESAPEYSFQTRRMADGAMLAWKTIVIRSSLSNASCSVPGGGGGGGGPRPPGDGGMGPPPGGRDGGGMGPPPGWDGGTFP from the coding sequence ATGAGTAGCGAGACCAAGACCCACAACCCCACGCCCATGCTGACGCGCCGCAAGCTGCTCTACGGCATGGGACTCGCCGCGGCGGCCGTCCCTCTCGGCCAGTTCCTCGCGGCCTGTGGTGAAGGCACCGATGGCTCGGGTACTGGCACGCCCGACCCCATGGACAGCGTCGTCGATCCCGGCGCCTGGGCCACCGGCGGCACCAAGGCGATGACCGCCCTGAGCAGCTACCCCGATCCGTTCGCCGCGGGACTGGGCACCGCGTGCGCGCTGACGTGCGAGGCCACACTGGGGCCCTGCTACGCCACCACCGTGGAGCGCGAGGACATCACCGAGGGCGAGGACGGACTGCCCGTGCGCCTGGCCTTCCTCATCGTGGACGAGACGTGCAAGCCCATCCCGGGCGCGACCCTCGACATCTGGCACTGCGGTCCGGATGGCCTGTACTCGGGAGAGGACGCCAGCGACTTCTGCACCACGGGTGACACGCGGGCGCGCTCCGCGCGGTGGTACCGCGGCGTGCAGACGACGGACGCGAACGGCCGCGTCAACTTCAACACCTGCTTCCCGGGCTGGTACAGCAGCCGCACCGTCCACATCCACTTCACCGTGCGCCTCGACAACCAGGAGTACGTGACGTCCCAGTTCGTCTTCGACGACACCCTGGACGACGAGATCATCAACTCCCAGCCGCTCTACAACACGCGCGGCCCGCGCGACACGACCAACTCCACCGACAACGTCGTCTCGGCCGAGAGCGCTCCCGAGTACTCCTTCCAGACCAGGCGCATGGCGGACGGCGCCATGCTCGCCTGGAAGACGATCGTCATCCGCTCCTCGCTCTCCAATGCCTCGTGCTCGGTCCCGGGCGGCGGCGGTGGTGGCGGCGGACCCCGCCCGCCCGGCGATGGCGGCATGGGTCCTCCCCCGGGTGGTCGGGATGGTGGCGGCATGGGCCCGCCTCCCGGCTGGGATGGCGGAACGTTCCCCTGA
- a CDS encoding Imm52 family immunity protein, with protein sequence MASQFLGTYWMNRRLTLRHYIATTRHYLLELQKLHPMFHELVAWGGTAKSRVELGPSLSHLEDAIHRLGRDKDSLYTHLRPDGGLSPESECESGFLMVYSNDKPLEEGRIQLRITAGVSSPWLSNSVVINQHVARTSEMLDPKLVKQLMGVTVKSWKPQRGLVAAQEFAEKVEPESEDWSVGWLTYLANPAARLTLPPGVESETLDEGVLISLMREPPSADNPAHVELARRLKDSLVARGLLT encoded by the coding sequence ATGGCAAGTCAATTTCTGGGTACTTATTGGATGAACCGGCGGCTGACGCTGCGTCACTATATTGCCACCACCCGGCACTACCTGCTCGAACTGCAGAAGCTGCACCCGATGTTCCACGAACTGGTGGCCTGGGGAGGCACGGCGAAATCCCGGGTCGAGCTGGGGCCGAGCTTGAGCCACCTGGAAGATGCCATCCACCGTCTGGGCCGGGACAAGGACTCGCTCTATACCCACCTCCGGCCAGACGGCGGCCTCTCCCCCGAGTCCGAATGCGAGAGCGGCTTCCTGATGGTCTACTCCAATGACAAGCCTCTGGAGGAAGGAAGGATCCAGCTCCGGATCACCGCGGGCGTCAGTTCCCCCTGGTTGAGCAACTCCGTGGTGATCAACCAGCACGTCGCCCGCACCTCGGAGATGCTCGATCCCAAGCTGGTGAAGCAACTGATGGGCGTGACGGTGAAGAGTTGGAAACCCCAGCGGGGGCTCGTGGCCGCCCAGGAGTTCGCGGAAAAGGTCGAGCCCGAGAGCGAAGACTGGTCGGTGGGCTGGCTGACCTATCTGGCCAATCCAGCGGCGAGACTGACCCTGCCCCCCGGCGTGGAGTCGGAGACGCTGGACGAGGGCGTGCTCATCTCCCTCATGCGAGAGCCGCCCTCGGCCGACAACCCCGCCCATGTCGAGTTGGCCCGGCGGCTCAAGGACTCCCTGGTGGCGAGAGGGCTGCTCACCTGA
- a CDS encoding GNAT family N-acetyltransferase — MSPSSLLIRRAGPDDAEASAKLSAATFTETFGHLYPPEDLLAFLTEHHTVEVHRRVLASEAHGTWFVEADGEPVGIALAGPCSLPHPEVREEDGELKRLYLLKRVQNAGHGERLFRTAIEWLERDGPRTLWIGVWSENHGAQRFYARHGFVRVGEYKFPVGRVRDHEFILRRAPRPPA; from the coding sequence TTGAGCCCGTCCTCCCTCCTCATCCGCCGCGCCGGACCCGATGACGCCGAAGCCTCGGCGAAGCTCTCGGCGGCCACGTTCACCGAGACCTTCGGGCACCTCTACCCGCCCGAGGATCTGCTCGCCTTCCTCACCGAGCACCATACGGTGGAGGTCCACCGCCGGGTGCTCGCGAGCGAGGCCCATGGCACCTGGTTCGTGGAAGCGGACGGGGAGCCGGTCGGCATCGCGCTGGCGGGGCCCTGCTCCCTCCCCCATCCCGAGGTGCGCGAGGAGGACGGGGAACTCAAGCGGCTCTACCTGCTCAAGCGCGTCCAGAATGCCGGCCACGGGGAGCGACTGTTCCGCACGGCGATCGAGTGGCTCGAGCGCGACGGCCCGCGGACCCTGTGGATCGGCGTCTGGTCGGAGAACCACGGCGCGCAGCGCTTCTACGCACGCCATGGCTTCGTCCGGGTCGGCGAGTACAAGTTCCCGGTCGGGCGCGTCCGGGACCATGAGTTCATCCTGCGGCGCGCCCCCCGGCCTCCCGCCTAG
- a CDS encoding DUF1338 domain-containing protein → MSPDATRLLDLLWERYSAEVPYARTFAELSGGRFRNDHIALRSLARSGGGIALFVHVFERFGWKPAGTYSFPETHLSAIHMSHPEGLPRVFISELHAEKLSAEAQRLLAALPVDPPAPTSIEALANWFSAPPPPEESALLTLERESQYGAWLLAFGRKVNHFTGAVDDVEVWQRRMLEAGVPMKRDIEGAPGGDLRQTATHAAPVTVTLRDGRTRSWPYAYFEIAQRVPGFDGFLDSQARALFDMTKR, encoded by the coding sequence ATGAGCCCTGACGCCACCCGCCTGTTGGATCTGTTGTGGGAACGCTACTCCGCCGAGGTTCCCTACGCGCGCACCTTCGCCGAGCTGTCCGGCGGACGCTTCCGCAATGATCACATCGCGCTGCGCTCGCTGGCCCGGTCCGGCGGGGGCATCGCGCTCTTCGTCCACGTCTTCGAGCGCTTCGGCTGGAAGCCGGCGGGGACGTACTCCTTCCCCGAGACACACCTCTCCGCCATCCACATGTCCCATCCGGAGGGGCTGCCCCGCGTCTTCATCTCCGAGCTCCACGCCGAGAAGCTCTCCGCGGAGGCCCAGCGTCTGCTGGCCGCGCTGCCCGTGGATCCTCCGGCCCCCACGTCCATCGAGGCGCTCGCCAACTGGTTCTCCGCGCCTCCTCCGCCCGAGGAGTCGGCGTTGCTCACGCTGGAGCGGGAGTCCCAATATGGCGCGTGGCTGCTCGCCTTCGGCCGCAAGGTGAACCACTTCACCGGCGCGGTGGATGACGTGGAGGTGTGGCAGCGGCGCATGCTCGAGGCGGGCGTGCCCATGAAGCGAGACATCGAGGGAGCACCGGGGGGAGATCTGCGCCAGACGGCCACCCACGCGGCCCCCGTCACCGTGACGCTCCGGGACGGCCGCACGCGCTCCTGGCCCTATGCCTACTTCGAGATCGCCCAGCGGGTCCCCGGCTTCGATGGCTTCCTGGACTCGCAGGCGCGTGCCCTGTTCGACATGACGAAGCGCTGA
- a CDS encoding ankyrin repeat domain-containing protein — protein sequence MSGPDSYFEKPADKQMARAVADGDVATIRRLLESGEVDPLTVGRDATHWLTIAIAARQKESLDTLLELGALGDPKGKIAGQALYSATLLDDLYWLKRLHAAGADLNNYGGGDLLLEVAMNTRNRATLDFYLEHGANVNMRSNVGGSVALSAADLRRFDLVNEFLDRGASPWVMDSFGTTLGYSAEEAATVPAWDRRSPMNKERELVLERLRAIGFPSPAPTPDEGHALREARKWPPPNVPGKAPRP from the coding sequence GTGTCTGGCCCAGATAGCTATTTCGAGAAGCCCGCGGACAAGCAGATGGCCCGGGCCGTCGCCGATGGGGACGTCGCGACGATCCGCCGGCTGCTCGAATCCGGCGAGGTCGATCCGCTGACCGTCGGCCGCGACGCAACCCACTGGCTGACCATCGCCATCGCCGCGCGTCAGAAGGAGTCACTCGACACGCTGCTCGAGCTGGGCGCCCTGGGTGACCCAAAGGGGAAGATCGCCGGACAGGCCCTGTACTCCGCCACGCTCCTGGATGACCTGTACTGGCTGAAGCGTCTCCACGCCGCCGGGGCGGACCTCAACAACTACGGCGGTGGGGATCTCCTGCTCGAGGTGGCGATGAACACCCGGAACCGGGCGACCCTCGACTTCTACCTGGAGCACGGCGCCAACGTGAACATGCGCTCGAACGTCGGCGGCTCCGTGGCGCTGTCCGCGGCGGACCTGCGGCGCTTCGACCTCGTGAACGAGTTCCTCGACCGCGGCGCCTCTCCCTGGGTGATGGACTCGTTCGGGACGACGCTGGGGTATTCGGCCGAGGAAGCGGCGACCGTCCCCGCGTGGGACCGCCGCAGCCCCATGAACAAGGAGCGGGAGCTGGTGCTGGAGCGACTTCGCGCGATTGGCTTTCCCAGCCCCGCGCCCACGCCCGACGAGGGCCACGCCCTGCGGGAAGCCAGGAAGTGGCCGCCGCCCAACGTGCCCGGGAAGGCGCCGCGCCCCTGA
- a CDS encoding Tox-REase-5 domain-containing protein — protein sequence MKRAKLPINARAARIANEKLMATTGGQALDPLSSTNVPQREQWLKDYAAAGGKVEEANTSTNSVKSAVQSCPLRHIDLQYRHADSTPVAGAQYVVLSHTGKHLHQGTLDTNGQAHITDVQSHVTSFQFYFHKDPATYTPLKKPSAQPQAEPVRGIFDEILDWIWGTLQGDFNKDPSLSQIAVNTVLGLIPVVDQALDLRDIIAGLKDIIEYYMEDSERQEAHEDVLGLDYELWLWLNVFIIALGCIPELGSVIKGVLKALIVFLMEAGKKAEDLAPQQLQKLWGMLVEVLNYFGKGNAHHWLKEFPSKLDGWMATATSKIKACLDTIQELIQKAEAYTNQQLAKWVLEEKQLNDIKKSLQEIKTTVQKAHGRLDTMKQQVNKWIREQVEEVLPGKNLALQSGLTSTAGHSTPNVRNQKATPPPDKLPEHPHQKKLRSPKHGDSDGGPGQWAKSPKRGKGVAYQEQVTGIDRGTEYAVPANTKSGKVLFDGYKDGKLIDAKDWKKWPIPDKDFSTQAVLSDARKQVQAAKGVPIEWHVSDKGSADLVRSIFKENNLKGIKVIHTPKP from the coding sequence GTGAAACGGGCCAAACTTCCCATCAATGCCCGGGCGGCTCGAATCGCCAACGAGAAGCTCATGGCGACAACGGGGGGGCAGGCCCTGGACCCGCTTTCGAGCACGAACGTCCCCCAGCGAGAGCAATGGCTGAAGGATTACGCCGCCGCTGGGGGGAAAGTCGAGGAGGCGAACACCTCGACGAACTCGGTCAAGTCAGCGGTCCAATCCTGCCCGCTCCGGCACATCGATCTGCAGTACCGGCACGCGGACAGCACCCCCGTTGCCGGCGCCCAGTACGTCGTCCTCTCCCATACAGGAAAACACCTGCACCAGGGGACGCTCGACACCAACGGGCAGGCTCACATCACCGATGTGCAATCCCACGTCACGTCGTTCCAATTCTACTTCCACAAGGACCCCGCCACCTACACGCCCCTCAAGAAACCCTCCGCCCAGCCCCAGGCGGAGCCCGTTCGCGGCATCTTCGACGAGATCCTCGATTGGATCTGGGGCACCCTGCAGGGCGACTTCAACAAAGATCCCTCCCTGAGCCAGATCGCGGTCAACACCGTGCTCGGGCTCATCCCCGTCGTGGATCAGGCGCTCGACCTGAGAGACATCATCGCGGGGTTGAAGGACATCATCGAATACTACATGGAGGACTCGGAGCGCCAGGAGGCGCATGAGGACGTGCTCGGGCTCGACTACGAGCTGTGGCTATGGCTCAACGTCTTCATCATCGCGCTGGGCTGTATCCCCGAGCTCGGGTCCGTCATCAAGGGCGTGCTCAAGGCCCTCATCGTCTTCCTCATGGAGGCGGGAAAGAAGGCGGAGGACCTCGCTCCCCAACAGCTCCAGAAGCTGTGGGGAATGCTGGTCGAGGTCCTCAATTACTTCGGCAAGGGCAACGCGCACCACTGGCTCAAGGAGTTTCCCTCCAAGCTCGACGGCTGGATGGCCACGGCCACCAGCAAGATCAAGGCGTGCCTCGATACCATCCAGGAGCTCATCCAAAAGGCGGAGGCGTACACCAACCAGCAGCTCGCGAAGTGGGTCCTGGAAGAGAAGCAGCTCAACGACATCAAGAAGAGCCTCCAGGAGATCAAGACCACGGTCCAGAAGGCCCACGGCCGTCTGGACACGATGAAGCAGCAGGTGAACAAGTGGATCCGTGAGCAGGTGGAGGAAGTGCTCCCCGGCAAGAACCTCGCCCTGCAGAGCGGGCTCACGAGCACGGCGGGCCACTCGACCCCCAACGTCCGGAACCAGAAAGCCACCCCGCCCCCCGACAAGCTCCCCGAACATCCCCACCAGAAGAAGCTGCGCTCCCCCAAGCACGGAGACAGCGATGGAGGACCGGGCCAGTGGGCCAAATCGCCCAAGCGGGGCAAGGGCGTCGCATATCAGGAGCAGGTCACCGGAATCGACCGGGGCACCGAATACGCCGTCCCCGCCAATACCAAGAGCGGCAAGGTCCTCTTCGACGGCTACAAGGACGGAAAGCTGATCGATGCCAAGGATTGGAAGAAGTGGCCCATCCCGGACAAGGACTTCTCTACTCAAGCCGTCCTCTCGGATGCCAGGAAGCAAGTCCAGGCCGCCAAGGGAGTGCCCATCGAGTGGCACGTCTCCGACAAGGGCAGTGCCGATCTGGTGCGCTCGATCTTCAAGGAAAACAATCTCAAGGGTATCAAAGTCATTCACACCCCCAAACCGTAA
- a CDS encoding PAAR domain-containing protein codes for MPPAARISDVHVCPKVEPGPVPHVGGPTTSGEGTVLIGYQPAARVGDSLLCTGPGVSDSISQGEATVIIGGKPAARLGDPTSHGGVIVAGCPTVVIGSSAQGQTISIAARDGVPFCEECEKRKRQQAQET; via the coding sequence ATGCCTCCAGCAGCACGAATCTCGGACGTGCACGTGTGCCCCAAGGTGGAGCCGGGCCCCGTGCCACACGTGGGCGGCCCCACGACCTCGGGTGAGGGCACGGTCCTCATCGGCTATCAACCGGCGGCACGGGTGGGGGACTCCCTGCTGTGCACGGGCCCGGGTGTGTCGGACTCCATCTCCCAGGGCGAGGCCACCGTCATCATCGGCGGCAAGCCTGCGGCCCGCCTGGGAGACCCGACCTCCCACGGGGGCGTCATCGTCGCGGGTTGTCCCACGGTGGTCATCGGCTCGTCCGCGCAGGGGCAGACCATTTCGATCGCCGCACGGGATGGCGTGCCCTTCTGCGAGGAGTGCGAGAAGCGCAAACGGCAGCAGGCCCAGGAAACCTGA
- a CDS encoding DUF4123 domain-containing protein, which translates to MSTQTKRHAILQVRWGPMAHHKAIIEPGQVLRVGRAPSTGLAVPHDAQLAEEQFEISWSGKRGWMHGMTGPTGMLLDGEQVEQGEVFNGTWLRAGQTDFSVYFERTTPPREPEQPEPSWLVNYKARALEVLRAQRAPLYAVVDAARDQRILELLHESVEECHSLYEGPQGTALAEVAPYLVSLPRKDSWLLEALVQEGWGAHWGVYLLCAQPVIQLRRHFRKFLMVEAEGVESRLYFRYYDPRVLGTFLPTCPPASRKEFFGDIEGFIFSGTDGEVIEIPSQDDKRPPGRIGTMG; encoded by the coding sequence ATGAGCACGCAAACCAAGCGCCATGCCATCCTCCAGGTGCGCTGGGGACCCATGGCCCATCACAAGGCCATCATCGAGCCCGGCCAGGTGCTCCGGGTAGGGCGCGCCCCCTCCACGGGGCTGGCGGTGCCGCACGACGCCCAACTGGCGGAGGAGCAGTTCGAAATCTCCTGGAGCGGCAAGAGGGGCTGGATGCACGGCATGACGGGCCCCACGGGGATGCTGCTGGACGGCGAGCAGGTGGAGCAGGGCGAGGTCTTCAACGGCACCTGGCTGCGCGCGGGGCAGACGGACTTCTCGGTGTACTTCGAGCGGACCACCCCACCGCGTGAGCCCGAGCAGCCGGAGCCCTCCTGGCTGGTGAACTACAAGGCCCGGGCCCTGGAGGTGCTGCGCGCCCAGAGGGCCCCGCTGTATGCCGTCGTCGACGCGGCACGCGACCAGCGCATCCTCGAGCTGTTGCACGAGTCGGTAGAGGAGTGCCACTCGCTCTATGAAGGGCCGCAGGGGACGGCGCTGGCGGAGGTGGCTCCCTACCTGGTGAGCCTGCCCCGGAAGGACTCGTGGCTGCTGGAGGCGCTGGTCCAGGAGGGCTGGGGTGCCCACTGGGGCGTCTACCTCCTCTGTGCCCAGCCCGTGATCCAGCTGCGGCGCCACTTCCGCAAGTTCCTCATGGTGGAGGCGGAGGGCGTCGAGAGCAGGCTCTACTTCCGTTACTACGATCCTCGAGTGCTGGGCACCTTCCTCCCCACGTGCCCACCAGCGTCGAGGAAAGAGTTCTTCGGGGACATCGAGGGCTTCATCTTCAGCGGCACGGATGGGGAGGTCATCGAAATACCTTCCCAGGACGACAAGCGTCCGCCGGGCCGGATCGGAACAATGGGCTGA
- a CDS encoding type VI secretion system Vgr family protein → MVARAHVHEVGAAPVFLFDIGDFDTPMRVLRFSGSEGLSSLFEFQVELACEDHDVDLAQVVGKTALLAIRGEAGFRHLSGIIGRFEQVNEQPHYALYRATVVPMVWRLHHRHDCRIFQKLDTPAILKKVFETAGVPADRVRFSLVNSYEPRDYCVQYRESDWAFASRLMEEDGIFYFFEHHEDKHILVLGDKESALKPIDGVEALPFRRATGGVVMEDHVARFRRVQEVRPGRTSLRDFNFKKPGLPMEADHKAEVDADLEVYDYPGEYQDSGRGSSAKGATIARLRLEAWQASRMQAQGESDCERLCPGRMFSLQEHSREDYNGRWLLTHVSHEGSQPQAMDEEAAQEDFSYSNAFTCIPEKVPYRPARVTPRPYVRGGQTAVVVGPAGEEIHVDEWGRVKVQFHWDRQGKLDENSSCWVRVSQPWGGELWGRMFIPRIGQEVIVDFIEGDPDRPIITGRTYNGANLVPYELPAEKTKSTIKSNSSQGGNGYNELRFEDEKKKEQFFMHAERNMDVHVKNDSFENILHDRHQTIGAVGKDGKVGDRNELVYRDKSLTVHRHSQEHVGGNLKRHVGSIDGAGDVDIVIKSNRMELVHKNSHLHVKQSVLEKVDGIQSLAVGKDLHTSVGQIHAEETGKEIHLKSNKIVVEAASGITIQGPGGFITIDASGIAIKGSMVLINSGGAALSGSGVSPTAPKDAVEAVPTVPALADDGKVRAPSGLPVAQGATELAPIKPMNLAATMLPMALLQSRPPTVTCVQLAQQIDEMDHAQVRAALAADVYNQTGEPGTLPEGFTRTSNDPEKLRALFKGRLSDEELKNLTAPEGSSYRAAIYQDQNGKTYLSFRGTENKEGFKDWKENLLQGAGMESEHYEKGKKLAQLLNRAVGPGNLEIIGHSKGGGMAAAAGLVTGAKTTTFNPAGVHPNTVSGMNMSNAAANINAYVVEGEVLNWVQDNRAVIQGGAVVAGTKLGGPIGGMVAAMLVHGTLPQATGRRVNILPSKDFKPAWYDPVLYRVDLHGMDQVKKSLDEHRETLQNTYVANGCEAQLGKR, encoded by the coding sequence ATGGTTGCTCGCGCACACGTACACGAGGTGGGAGCAGCACCTGTCTTCCTGTTCGACATCGGGGACTTCGACACACCCATGCGGGTGCTCCGCTTCTCGGGCTCGGAGGGGCTGTCGAGCCTCTTCGAGTTCCAGGTGGAGCTGGCCTGCGAGGACCACGACGTCGACCTCGCGCAGGTGGTGGGAAAGACGGCGCTGCTGGCGATCCGCGGGGAGGCGGGCTTCCGCCATCTGAGTGGCATCATCGGCCGCTTCGAGCAGGTGAACGAGCAGCCGCACTACGCCCTCTACCGGGCCACGGTGGTCCCCATGGTGTGGCGGCTCCACCACCGGCACGACTGCCGCATCTTCCAGAAGCTGGACACCCCCGCCATCCTCAAGAAGGTCTTCGAGACGGCCGGAGTGCCCGCGGACCGGGTGCGCTTCTCGCTGGTGAACAGCTACGAGCCGCGCGACTACTGCGTGCAGTACCGCGAGTCCGACTGGGCCTTCGCCAGCCGCCTCATGGAAGAGGACGGCATCTTCTATTTCTTCGAGCACCATGAGGACAAACACATCCTGGTGCTCGGCGACAAGGAGTCGGCGCTCAAGCCCATCGACGGGGTGGAGGCGCTGCCCTTCCGCCGCGCCACGGGCGGCGTGGTGATGGAGGACCACGTGGCGCGCTTCCGCCGCGTGCAGGAGGTGCGTCCGGGACGCACGAGCCTGCGGGACTTCAACTTCAAGAAGCCTGGCCTGCCCATGGAGGCCGACCACAAGGCGGAAGTGGATGCGGACCTGGAGGTCTATGACTATCCGGGCGAGTACCAGGACTCCGGGCGCGGCTCATCCGCCAAGGGAGCCACGATCGCCCGGTTACGGCTCGAGGCGTGGCAGGCCTCCCGGATGCAGGCCCAGGGTGAGAGTGATTGCGAGCGCCTGTGTCCGGGGCGAATGTTCTCGCTCCAGGAGCATTCGCGCGAGGACTACAACGGCCGCTGGCTGCTCACCCACGTGAGCCATGAGGGCAGCCAGCCCCAGGCCATGGATGAGGAGGCCGCACAGGAGGACTTCAGCTACTCCAACGCCTTCACCTGCATCCCGGAGAAGGTGCCGTACCGGCCCGCCCGGGTGACACCCAGACCTTATGTCCGAGGAGGACAGACGGCGGTGGTGGTGGGCCCCGCGGGCGAGGAAATCCACGTGGACGAGTGGGGCCGGGTGAAGGTCCAGTTCCACTGGGATCGGCAGGGCAAGCTGGACGAGAACAGCTCCTGCTGGGTGCGCGTGAGCCAACCCTGGGGCGGAGAGCTGTGGGGAAGGATGTTCATCCCGCGCATCGGCCAGGAAGTCATCGTCGACTTCATCGAGGGTGACCCGGACCGGCCCATCATCACCGGCCGCACGTACAACGGCGCCAACCTGGTGCCCTACGAGCTGCCGGCGGAGAAGACGAAGAGCACCATCAAGTCCAACTCCTCGCAGGGCGGAAACGGCTACAACGAGCTGCGCTTCGAGGACGAGAAGAAGAAGGAGCAGTTCTTCATGCACGCCGAGCGCAACATGGACGTGCACGTGAAGAACGACTCGTTCGAGAACATCCTGCACGACCGCCACCAGACGATCGGCGCCGTGGGCAAGGACGGCAAGGTCGGCGACCGGAACGAGCTGGTGTACCGGGACAAGAGCCTCACCGTTCACCGCCACAGCCAGGAGCACGTGGGCGGCAACCTGAAGCGACACGTGGGCAGCATCGACGGTGCGGGAGACGTGGACATCGTCATCAAGTCCAACCGCATGGAGCTGGTGCACAAGAACAGCCACCTGCACGTCAAGCAGAGCGTGCTCGAGAAGGTGGACGGCATCCAGTCGCTGGCGGTCGGCAAGGACCTGCACACCTCGGTGGGCCAGATCCACGCGGAGGAGACGGGCAAGGAGATCCACCTCAAGTCCAACAAGATCGTCGTCGAGGCGGCCAGCGGCATCACCATCCAGGGGCCGGGAGGTTTCATCACCATCGACGCGAGCGGCATCGCCATCAAGGGCTCGATGGTGCTGATCAACAGCGGCGGCGCGGCCCTGTCCGGCAGCGGGGTGTCGCCCACCGCGCCCAAGGACGCGGTGGAGGCCGTACCCACCGTGCCGGCCCTGGCGGATGATGGAAAGGTCCGTGCACCCAGTGGTCTGCCGGTGGCGCAGGGCGCGACGGAGCTCGCGCCCATCAAGCCGATGAACCTGGCAGCCACCATGCTCCCCATGGCGCTGCTGCAGTCCCGCCCGCCCACCGTCACGTGCGTGCAGCTCGCGCAGCAGATCGACGAGATGGACCACGCCCAGGTCCGCGCCGCCCTCGCGGCGGACGTGTACAACCAGACCGGCGAGCCCGGCACGCTCCCCGAGGGCTTCACCCGGACCAGCAACGACCCCGAGAAGCTCCGGGCGCTCTTCAAGGGCCGCCTCTCCGACGAGGAGCTCAAGAACCTCACCGCGCCCGAGGGCTCCAGCTACCGCGCCGCCATCTACCAGGACCAGAACGGGAAGACCTACCTGTCGTTCCGCGGCACGGAGAACAAGGAAGGCTTCAAGGACTGGAAGGAGAACCTCCTCCAGGGCGCCGGCATGGAGAGCGAGCACTACGAGAAGGGCAAGAAGCTGGCCCAGCTGCTCAACCGCGCCGTGGGACCCGGCAACCTGGAGATCATCGGCCACTCGAAGGGGGGAGGCATGGCGGCCGCGGCGGGCCTCGTGACCGGCGCCAAGACGACGACCTTCAACCCGGCGGGCGTCCATCCGAACACCGTGTCCGGCATGAACATGTCGAACGCGGCGGCCAACATCAACGCCTACGTCGTGGAGGGCGAGGTCCTCAACTGGGTCCAGGACAACCGGGCGGTGATCCAGGGAGGGGCCGTCGTCGCGGGCACGAAGCTGGGCGGCCCCATTGGCGGAATGGTGGCCGCGATGCTCGTCCACGGCACGTTGCCCCAGGCCACCGGCCGGCGCGTGAACATCCTCCCGAGCAAGGACTTCAAGCCCGCCTGGTATGACCCCGTCCTGTACCGGGTGGATCTGCATGGCATGGACCAGGTGAAGAAGAGCCTCGATGAGCACCGGGAGACTCTCCAGAACACGTACGTCGCCAACGGGTGCGAGGCCCAGCTTGGAAAGCGGTAG